A DNA window from Actinokineospora baliensis contains the following coding sequences:
- a CDS encoding MFS transporter — protein sequence MPSTVLALGVVSLLTDISAEMVTAFLPMYLVYGLGAGYLQLGVVDGVYTGATALLRLVGGHLADRTGRPKSVALVGYGLSAVTKLGFPAAGASLPLIGGLVALDRAGKGIRTGPRDAMITLVSPPAVLGRAFGVHRTLDTIGALLGPVVAFALIAAAAPGSVFVVSFAFAVAGVIVLAVWVRDPGVRVPREKVDFRVLLRPEFRRAAVVATVLGFVTVSDAFLLLAAQQRTGVDPRWLPLLPVGIAVTFLTCALPVGRLADRVGRWRVFLGGHLLLLAVYALLLVGGNWVVLVAALGLHGLFYAATDGVLMACVGPLVPDGQLASGLAVVQTAQALARTCAAVVFGAVAAYGGLGVSFVYFGIALLGAIAVAWRWR from the coding sequence ATGCCCTCGACCGTGCTCGCCCTCGGCGTGGTCAGCCTGCTCACCGACATCTCGGCGGAGATGGTCACCGCGTTCCTGCCGATGTACCTGGTCTACGGTCTGGGTGCCGGATACCTGCAGCTCGGCGTCGTCGACGGCGTCTACACCGGTGCCACCGCGCTGTTGCGCCTCGTGGGCGGTCACCTGGCCGACCGCACCGGTCGGCCCAAGTCGGTCGCCCTCGTCGGGTACGGGCTGTCCGCGGTGACCAAGCTCGGCTTCCCGGCGGCGGGGGCGTCGTTGCCGCTGATCGGCGGGTTGGTCGCGCTGGACCGGGCGGGCAAGGGCATCCGCACCGGCCCGCGCGACGCCATGATCACCCTCGTCAGCCCGCCCGCGGTGCTCGGCCGGGCCTTCGGCGTGCACCGGACGTTGGACACGATCGGCGCGCTGCTCGGTCCGGTGGTCGCGTTCGCCCTGATCGCGGCGGCCGCGCCGGGGTCGGTGTTCGTGGTGAGCTTCGCGTTCGCCGTGGCCGGGGTGATCGTGTTGGCCGTGTGGGTGCGGGATCCGGGGGTGCGGGTGCCCCGCGAGAAGGTCGACTTCCGGGTTTTGCTGCGACCGGAGTTCCGGCGCGCGGCGGTGGTGGCGACCGTGCTCGGGTTCGTCACGGTCAGCGACGCGTTCCTGCTTCTGGCGGCCCAGCAGCGCACCGGCGTCGACCCGAGGTGGTTGCCGCTGCTGCCGGTCGGCATCGCGGTGACCTTCCTGACCTGCGCGCTCCCGGTGGGTCGGCTGGCCGACCGGGTCGGCCGGTGGCGGGTGTTCCTCGGCGGCCACCTGCTGTTGCTCGCGGTGTACGCGCTGCTGCTGGTCGGCGGCAACTGGGTCGTGCTGGTTGCCGCCCTCGGTCTGCACGGCTTGTTCTACGCCGCCACCGACGGCGTCCTCATGGCCTGCGTCGGCCCGTTGGTGCCCGACGGCCAGCTCGCCAGCGGGCTGGCGGTGGTGCAGACCGCGCAAGCGCTTGCCAGGACGTGCGCGGCGGTCGTGTTCGGGGCCGTCGCCGCGTACGGCGGGCTCGGTGTGTCCTTTGTGTACTTCGGCATCGCCCTTCTCGGGGCGATCGCGGTCGCCTGGAGGTGGCGGTGA
- a CDS encoding TolB family protein, which produces MKKLIGVGALVALVAATVTYVVVAADPGDQIDLTAPDSLLYVENGHVGRAPIAQPGSGRSSGMSCLRVYSAASTTVCLRAVAVPPSFEAAVYSGNELEKTLPLDGTPSRARVSPSGRLVAWTVFREGDSYMPAGYFSTTAGIYDRQTGTLYGSMEDFTVQGIDSHDRNFWGITFTPDDKGFYATLSTNNTTWLVKGDLATRTMTPIRENVECPSLSPDGTRIAYKKRIGDHWRLHVLTLATNTEAPLGEPEEVDDQAAWLDNDTVAYSRSSGGNGPPAIYRLPIGPNATPVLLKSNATSPALVR; this is translated from the coding sequence GTGAAGAAGCTCATCGGTGTCGGTGCCCTGGTCGCCCTGGTGGCGGCGACGGTGACCTACGTTGTCGTCGCCGCCGACCCCGGGGACCAGATCGACCTCACCGCGCCCGATTCCCTGCTGTACGTGGAGAACGGCCACGTGGGTCGCGCACCGATCGCCCAGCCCGGGTCTGGCCGCTCCAGCGGCATGTCCTGCCTGCGCGTCTACTCCGCCGCCTCCACCACCGTGTGCCTCCGCGCGGTGGCCGTCCCCCCGAGCTTCGAAGCCGCCGTCTACTCCGGTAACGAACTCGAGAAGACCCTGCCGCTGGACGGAACCCCGAGCCGCGCCCGGGTCTCCCCGTCCGGCCGCCTAGTAGCGTGGACGGTCTTCCGTGAAGGCGACTCGTACATGCCCGCGGGCTACTTCTCCACCACAGCGGGCATCTACGACCGTCAGACCGGCACCCTCTACGGCTCCATGGAGGACTTCACCGTCCAGGGCATCGACTCCCACGACCGCAACTTCTGGGGCATCACCTTCACCCCCGATGACAAGGGCTTCTACGCCACCCTCTCCACCAACAACACCACCTGGCTGGTCAAGGGCGACCTGGCCACCCGGACCATGACCCCCATCCGCGAGAACGTGGAGTGCCCGTCCCTTTCACCGGATGGCACCCGCATCGCCTACAAGAAGCGCATAGGCGACCACTGGCGCCTCCACGTCTTGACCCTCGCAACCAACACCGAAGCCCCACTAGGCGAACCTGAGGAGGTCGACGACCAAGCCGCCTGGCTCGACAACGACACCGTGGCGTACTCCCGTTCCTCCGGCGGCAACGGCCCACCCGCCATCTACCGGTTGCCTATAGGCCCCAACGCGACTCCGGTGCTGCTCAAGTCGAACGCCACATCCCCAGCGTTAGTCCGGTAG
- a CDS encoding ABC transporter permease, whose amino-acid sequence MLGLALRTLRFRKGGFLGTFIALFFGAALVLACAGLMETGIRTAIPPERLAHADLQVVAPHKFELYRDNPDEDNGKEHTDTALLPERVRLAPTVVDQVKGVRGVESASADFSFPVAIDGVPATGHGSASAGKTTPRGQVWLRAPAGETVTVSYRGKSREFVVAGTSDVPLFADQDVAELAGRSTVDSVSVVASPGTDIEALAAALGRYGQVLTGDDRGLVEHQDAEAKGDGLIALAGVIGGLATMTAMFVVASTLGLSVRQRARELALLRAIGTTPGQLRRMVLVEALLVGVVATALGCLPGRWIGEWLFDMLVEKGVVAEGVVFHQGWIPLVVAVGASVLTTVGAALIAARRAARTRPTEALADSALDTRWMSVPRGILAFLATGGGIALAIVTVAVMEGPIAASTAGPSVILWAIALALLSPGITRVLVSILRWPLRAVTGVAGELGLLNARARTVRLAAAVTPIMLATGIATANIYLQTTQNEVAREAYAATLRADTIVTSTTGGLPLDLADRLRATPGITAATNLSSTHVYVIAPFHDGQDDDGFPTHAVSGDIAATTAVTVTAGSIDNLSGTSIAVPESMGYRTGDRITLRLGDGTDVGVTVTATFVGVPGFETLLMPADLVLPHTTDRLPQQILVRGDPAAVAATVATVPGAVVGDREAVTAAFNEGQEVGTWVNYTLVGMIMAYTVISVVNTLVMATAARRREFGLQRLTGSSRGQVLRMMATEGVLVALVGLVLGTLVSAGTLVPFSLVVSDSIFPMGPAWIYLAILGVMTALTLASTLIPTWRATKTRPVDAAGLPD is encoded by the coding sequence CGCCCTGTTCTTCGGGGCCGCGCTGGTCCTGGCCTGCGCGGGCCTGATGGAGACGGGCATCCGCACGGCGATCCCGCCGGAGCGGTTGGCGCACGCGGACCTGCAGGTCGTCGCGCCGCACAAGTTCGAGCTGTACCGGGACAACCCGGACGAGGACAACGGGAAGGAGCACACCGACACCGCGCTGCTGCCCGAGCGGGTGCGGCTGGCGCCGACCGTCGTGGACCAGGTCAAGGGCGTGCGGGGCGTGGAGTCGGCCAGCGCGGACTTCTCGTTCCCGGTCGCGATCGACGGTGTTCCCGCTACTGGGCACGGGTCCGCGTCCGCTGGGAAGACGACTCCGCGTGGGCAGGTGTGGTTGCGTGCTCCAGCGGGCGAGACGGTCACCGTTTCCTATCGCGGGAAGTCACGGGAGTTCGTGGTCGCGGGGACCTCGGACGTGCCGTTGTTCGCCGATCAGGACGTGGCCGAGCTCGCTGGTAGGTCCACTGTGGACAGCGTGTCGGTGGTGGCTTCGCCGGGGACGGACATAGAGGCACTCGCCGCCGCTCTTGGGCGGTACGGCCAGGTGCTCACCGGTGACGACCGCGGCTTGGTGGAGCACCAGGACGCGGAGGCCAAGGGGGATGGGCTGATCGCGCTGGCCGGGGTGATCGGCGGGCTGGCGACGATGACCGCGATGTTCGTGGTCGCCTCGACGCTGGGGCTGTCGGTGCGGCAGCGGGCCAGGGAGTTGGCCCTGCTGCGGGCGATCGGCACGACGCCGGGTCAGCTGCGGCGGATGGTGTTGGTCGAGGCGCTGCTGGTCGGGGTGGTGGCGACGGCGCTGGGGTGCCTGCCGGGGCGGTGGATCGGCGAGTGGCTGTTCGACATGTTGGTGGAGAAGGGGGTCGTGGCCGAGGGGGTGGTGTTCCACCAGGGGTGGATCCCGCTGGTGGTCGCGGTCGGGGCGAGCGTGCTGACCACCGTGGGGGCGGCGTTGATCGCGGCCAGGCGGGCGGCGCGGACCCGGCCGACGGAGGCGTTGGCCGACTCCGCGCTGGACACGCGGTGGATGAGCGTGCCGCGCGGGATCCTGGCGTTCTTGGCCACCGGCGGCGGCATCGCCTTGGCGATCGTGACCGTCGCGGTCATGGAGGGCCCGATCGCGGCGAGCACGGCGGGTCCGTCGGTGATCCTGTGGGCGATCGCTCTTGCCTTGCTCTCGCCTGGGATCACGCGCGTCCTGGTGTCGATCCTGCGGTGGCCGCTGCGCGCGGTGACCGGTGTCGCGGGCGAGTTGGGCCTTCTTAACGCCCGGGCCCGCACGGTCCGCTTGGCGGCCGCGGTCACACCCATCATGTTGGCGACTGGCATCGCTACCGCCAACATCTACCTGCAGACCACCCAGAACGAGGTCGCGCGGGAGGCCTACGCAGCCACCCTCCGCGCTGACACCATCGTCACCTCAACCACCGGCGGACTCCCTCTAGACCTCGCGGACCGCCTACGCGCCACCCCGGGCATCACCGCTGCGACGAACCTGAGCAGCACGCACGTCTACGTGATCGCTCCCTTCCACGACGGCCAAGACGACGACGGATTCCCCACCCACGCCGTCTCCGGTGACATCGCGGCGACAACCGCGGTCACCGTCACCGCAGGCTCTATAGACAACCTGTCCGGCACCTCCATCGCGGTCCCTGAGTCCATGGGCTACCGCACCGGAGACAGGATCACCCTCCGTCTAGGCGATGGCACCGATGTGGGCGTCACCGTCACCGCGACTTTCGTCGGCGTCCCGGGGTTCGAGACCCTCCTCATGCCCGCCGACCTGGTCCTCCCCCACACCACCGACCGCCTCCCCCAGCAGATCCTCGTCCGGGGCGACCCGGCGGCGGTCGCGGCCACGGTCGCGACTGTGCCCGGCGCGGTGGTCGGGGACCGCGAGGCGGTGACGGCGGCCTTCAACGAGGGCCAGGAAGTGGGTACCTGGGTCAACTACACCCTGGTCGGCATGATCATGGCGTACACGGTGATCTCCGTGGTGAACACCCTGGTCATGGCCACCGCCGCCCGCCGCCGCGAGTTCGGTCTCCAGCGCTTGACCGGATCGAGCCGAGGCCAGGTCTTGCGCATGATGGCCACCGAAGGCGTCCTGGTCGCCTTGGTCGGCTTGGTCTTGGGCACCTTGGTCTCCGCGGGCACCCTGGTCCCCTTCAGCCTGGTCGTCTCGGACTCGATCTTCCCCATGGGCCCGGCCTGGATCTACCTCGCCATCCTGGGTGTGATGACCGCTCTTACCCTCGCCTCCACTCTTATCCCCACCTGGCGGGCCACCAAGACCCGCCCGGTGGACGCGGCAGGACTACCGGACTAA